The segment CGAGGGCGTCTGCAACGCCGCCGAAATCCCGATGATCGCGGTCGACGGCCATGAAGGCCATTTTTCGCGCTGTGTGCGCTTCAACGAGATCGACTGGGAAGCGCTGCCGCCCGGCGCCAAGAAAGTCAACGAGCGCGTCGAGCCCGGCGCGCCGGTGCTCAAGATCGAGGATCTGAAAAAGTACTACAAGGTCGGCGGCAGCGAGGTGTTCGGCTCGAGCGAGGGCCGTGTCGTCAAGGCCAATGAAACGATCTCCTTCATGGCGCGCGAATCCGAGACCGTCGCCATTGTCGGCGAGTCCGGTTGCGGAAAGTCGACGCTGGCCAAGGTGCTGCTCGGCCTGGAGACGGCAAGCTCCGGCAGCGTGACGCTCGGCAACCAGCAAATCCAGTCGATCGGGGTCGAAAACCGCAGCGTCGAGACGGTGTCGTCGATCCAGATGGTGTTCCAGAATCCGTTCGACACGCTCAACCCCAGCCACACGGTCGGCTCGCAGATCATCCGCACGCTGGAAAAGTTCAATGTCGGCAACACCGTTGCCGATCGCCGCCAGCGCATGCTGGAACTGCTCGACCTGGTGAAGTTGCCGCGGGCGTTCGAGACCCGCAAGCCGCGCCAGCTTTCAGGCGGCCAGAAGCAACGCATCGGCGTGGCGCGGGCCTTTGCCGGCGACGCCAAGGTGGTGGTTGCCGACGAGCCGGTTTCGGCGCTCGACGTGTCGGTGCAGGCGGCGGTGACCGAGCTGTTGATGGACATCCAGCGCAAGAACAAGACGACGATGTTGTTCATCAGCCACGACCTGTCGGTGGTGCGCTACATCGCCGACCGCGTCGTCGTCATGTATCTCGGCTATATCGTCGAGCAGGGCACGACCGACCAGATCTTTTCGCCGCCCTATCATCCCTATACCGAGGCGCTGCTGTCGGCGATCCCGATCGCCGACACCAGCGTGATCAAGAAGCACATCGTGCTCGAAGGCGACATCCCGTCGGCGATGAACCCGCCAACCGGCTGCCCGTTCCAGACCCGCTGCGGCTACAAGAAGCTCGTGCCGGACAATCTTTGCGAGACGCAGGTGCCGCCGGTGAAGAATCTCGGCGACGGTCATATGAGCCTGTGCTGGCTTGCCGACGACGTGCTGGCGAAAATGGAGCCGGTGATCAAGTTCGACAAGGAGCATGCCGCCAATGAAGGCGTGCCGGACGACGCGCCGCAGGGCGTCGGTCCGGGCTTTGCCGGCGCCCCGCCGCAGCGTCCACACGGCAAGAGGCCGAAGCTGACGGACGGTTAGGTCCGTGGCGCCGTCAAGGCGCGCAGTGGCGTAGCTGCGCGGCGTAGTCCCGAGCCATCTGCTCGGTGGCCCGCGCATAGCGCTGCACGCCGGCATCGCCGCGGTTGCCGCGGCCATAGGCCGTCCAGCCGAGATAATAGGCGAGATAGAGATTGTAGGTGTCGTTGCGGGCGACGCCGAGCGTGTCTGATGTCTTGGAATGATACCAGCCGACGAAATCGACGGCATCGGCGAAGCTGGTGCGGCGCGCCGCCCAGCTGCCGGTCTCGCTCTGATATTGCGCCCAGGTGCCGTCAAGCGCCTGCGAGAAGCCGGTGGCGCTGGAGACGCGTTTCCAGGGAATGAAGCCGAGCAGCTTCTTGCGCGGCGGCCTGGCGTTGCTCTTGAAGCCGGATTCCTTGCGCACCGTCGCCATCAGCACGGGAACCGGCACGCCGTGCTTG is part of the Mesorhizobium sp. L-2-11 genome and harbors:
- a CDS encoding dipeptide ABC transporter ATP-binding protein — translated: MNEAVRNPAKPTNGPNNGPIIEIENLSISFFTRKGEIPAVMDFSCTVMPGEAMGIVGESGCGKSTVSLGIMRDLSNIGKIVGGRIKFQGKDMGELSDEELRAIRGNKIAMIYQEPMASLNPAMKVGQQLMEVPLIHDKVSKEEAYRRALEMVRAVRLPDPERMMRSFPHQLSGGQQQRIVIAMALLSKPALLLLDEPTTALDVTVEAGIVDLVKGLGEKFGTSMIFVSHNLGLILETCDRITVMYSGEAVETGKIKDVFDRMRHPYTQGLFRSIPLPGADKNSRPLISIPGQLPLPHERPKGCNFGPRCHHFVEGVCNAAEIPMIAVDGHEGHFSRCVRFNEIDWEALPPGAKKVNERVEPGAPVLKIEDLKKYYKVGGSEVFGSSEGRVVKANETISFMARESETVAIVGESGCGKSTLAKVLLGLETASSGSVTLGNQQIQSIGVENRSVETVSSIQMVFQNPFDTLNPSHTVGSQIIRTLEKFNVGNTVADRRQRMLELLDLVKLPRAFETRKPRQLSGGQKQRIGVARAFAGDAKVVVADEPVSALDVSVQAAVTELLMDIQRKNKTTMLFISHDLSVVRYIADRVVVMYLGYIVEQGTTDQIFSPPYHPYTEALLSAIPIADTSVIKKHIVLEGDIPSAMNPPTGCPFQTRCGYKKLVPDNLCETQVPPVKNLGDGHMSLCWLADDVLAKMEPVIKFDKEHAANEGVPDDAPQGVGPGFAGAPPQRPHGKRPKLTDG
- a CDS encoding transglycosylase SLT domain-containing protein, with translation MGRSSFSKIVAVTVLLALSACATPPNHINDVCAVFHQNDGWFDNWQAAAERAERKHGVPVPVLMATVRKESGFKSNARPPRKKLLGFIPWKRVSSATGFSQALDGTWAQYQSETGSWAARRTSFADAVDFVGWYHSKTSDTLGVARNDTYNLYLAYYLGWTAYGRGNRGDAGVQRYARATEQMARDYAAQLRHCAP